The Sinorhizobium alkalisoli genomic interval TCGATCACATGTCGGCGGAAAAGCGTGCCCGGATATCCGAGGAGACGATGGACATCTATGCGCCGCTTGCCGGGCGCATGGGCATGCAGGACATGCGCGAGGAACTCGAAAACCTCGCCTTCCGCCATATCAATCCAGAGGCTTACGAGACGGTCACGAGGCGGCTGGAGGAGCTCTCCCAGCGCAATGAAGGCCTGATCAAGAAGATCGAACAGGAATTGAGCGACTTGCTCGAGGCCGAGGGCCTCAAGAGCGGCTATGTGAAGGGAAGACAGAAGAAGCCCTATTCCGTCTTTCGCAAGATGCAGTCGAAATCGCTCTCTTTCGAGCAATTGTCGGATGTCTGGGGCTTCCGCATTATCGTCGACGATATCCAATCCTGCTATCGGGCGCTCGGCATCGTCCACACCCGCTGGCGCGTGGTACCGGGCCGTTTCAAGGACTACATCTCCACCCCGAAGCAAAATGATTACCAGTCGATACACACGACGATTATCGGACCGTCCCGCCAACGCATCGAACTGCAGATCCGCACCAAGCGCATGCATGAGATCGCCGAATACGGCATCGCGGCGCATGCGATCTACAAGGATCGCGACACCGTCTCGGGGGAGGCGACGCGGTCTCCGACGTCGAATGCCTATGCGTGGCTGCGCCGCACGATCGAGTCGCTCGCCGAAGGCGACAATCCGGAAGAATTCCTCGAGCACACAAAACTCGAACTGTTCCAGGACCAGGTATTCTGCTTCACGCCCAAGGGGCAGTTGATCGCGCTGCCGCGTGGCGCGACGCCGATCGACTTTGCCTATGCGGTGCACACCAATATCGGCGATACCTGCGTCGGCGCCAAGATCAACGGCCGCATCATGCCGCTGGTGACGCGACTGAACAATGGTGACGAGGTGGAGATCATCCGCTCCGGCATTCAGGTGCCGCCACCCGCCTGGGAAGAGATCGTCGTCACCGGCAAGGCGCGCGCCGCCATTCGCCGCGCGACGCGTGCGGCGGTGCGCAAGCAATATGCCGGCCTCGGCTACCGCATCCTCGAGCGCACCTTCGAGCGGGCCGGCAAAACCTTCTCACGCGAGGGATTGAAGCCGGTGCTGCACCGGCTCGGGCAGAAGGAAATCGAAGACGCGATAGCCGCCGTCGGCCGCGGGGAGCTCTCCTCGCTCGACGTGCTGCGTGCCGTCTTCCCCGACCATCAGGACGAACGCGTGACCGTCAAGCCTAGCGCAGACGACGGCTGGTTCAACATGCGTAGCGCCGCCGGGATGGTCTTCAAGCTGCCGGGCCGCTCGAAAGAGGCGACCGCTGCGCAGCAGGCCGAAGGACCGGAAGCGCTGCCGATCCGCGGCCTGTCCGGCAATGCCGAGGTGCATTTCAGCCCCGCCGGGGCGGTTCCCGGCGACCGGATCGTCGGCATCATGGATAAGGAGAAGGGCATCACCATCTACCCGATCCAGTCGCCGATCCTGCAGAAGTTCGACGAGGAACCGGAGCGCTGGATCGATGTGCGATGGGATCTGGACGAGGCGAACAACAGCCGTTTCATGGCAAGGATTGCTGTCAGCGCCTTGAACGAGCCCGGCACGCTGGCGGAGATTGCCCAGGCGGTTGCTACCACCGACGTAAACATCCGCTCGCTGTCGATGGGCCGCGTGGCAGCCGATTTCAGCGAATTGCAGTTTGATCTCGAAGTCTGGGACCTGCGCCAGCTCAACCATCTGATGACGCAACTGAAGGAACTGCCGAGCATTTCCATGGTGAAGCGCCTGTTCGCGTGATCCAAATACCAGGCTCGGTGACAGGAGCCGATAGGGCCGGC includes:
- a CDS encoding RelA/SpoT family protein, giving the protein MMRQYELVERVQSYKPDVNEALLNKAYVYAMQKHGQQKRASGDPYISHPLEVAAILTEMHLDESTIAVALLHDTIEDTTATRQEIDELFGEDIGALVEGLTKIKKLDLVTKKAKQAENLRKLLLAISDDVRVLLVKLADRLHNMRTLDHMSAEKRARISEETMDIYAPLAGRMGMQDMREELENLAFRHINPEAYETVTRRLEELSQRNEGLIKKIEQELSDLLEAEGLKSGYVKGRQKKPYSVFRKMQSKSLSFEQLSDVWGFRIIVDDIQSCYRALGIVHTRWRVVPGRFKDYISTPKQNDYQSIHTTIIGPSRQRIELQIRTKRMHEIAEYGIAAHAIYKDRDTVSGEATRSPTSNAYAWLRRTIESLAEGDNPEEFLEHTKLELFQDQVFCFTPKGQLIALPRGATPIDFAYAVHTNIGDTCVGAKINGRIMPLVTRLNNGDEVEIIRSGIQVPPPAWEEIVVTGKARAAIRRATRAAVRKQYAGLGYRILERTFERAGKTFSREGLKPVLHRLGQKEIEDAIAAVGRGELSSLDVLRAVFPDHQDERVTVKPSADDGWFNMRSAAGMVFKLPGRSKEATAAQQAEGPEALPIRGLSGNAEVHFSPAGAVPGDRIVGIMDKEKGITIYPIQSPILQKFDEEPERWIDVRWDLDEANNSRFMARIAVSALNEPGTLAEIAQAVATTDVNIRSLSMGRVAADFSELQFDLEVWDLRQLNHLMTQLKELPSISMVKRLFA